From Sus scrofa isolate TJ Tabasco breed Duroc unplaced genomic scaffold, Sscrofa11.1 Contig1409, whole genome shotgun sequence, the proteins below share one genomic window:
- the LOC102160149 gene encoding olfactory receptor 4X2-like, giving the protein MYGIFSFISFQITLPKIFPPGGDIMANTHNVTEFIFLGLYPDPKVQKVCFVIFLLLYTAIVLGNFIIVLTVMTSRSLSSPMYFFLSSLSFVEICYSSTTAPKLISDFLAERKAISLWGCMSQVFFTHFFGGVEMFLLTVMAYDRYVAICKPLHYATIMNGQVCAFLVGVAGAGGFVHSSAQILLIFRLSFCGPNVIDHYFCDVLPLLKLACSDTFLIGLLMVANGGTLSVVSFLVLLVSYAVILLHLRTQSSEGRRKALSTCGSHIAVVTLFFGPCLFIYLRPSTILPVDKVVAVFYTGITPLLNPVIYSLRNAEMKKAVKRLWIRTVKLEEK; this is encoded by the coding sequence ATGTATGGCATCTTTTCCTTTATATCATTTCAGATCACTCTACCTAAAATATTCCCTCCTGGTGGTGACATCATGGCTAACACACACAATGtgacagaatttatttttctgggaCTTTATCCTGATCCAAAGGTGCAGAAAGTCTGCTTTGTGATATTTCTGCTCTTGTACACAGCCATTGTGCTGGGGAATTTCATCATTGTGCTCACCGTCATGACCAGCAGAAGCCTCAgctcccccatgtacttcttcctcagctccCTGTCCTTTGTGGAGATTTGCTACTCCTCTACCACAGCCCCCAAACTCATCTCAGATTTTCTGGCTGAAAGGAAAGCTATATCTCTGTGGGGCTGCATGTCACAGGTTTTCTTTACCCATTTCTTTGGTGGAGTTGAGATGTTCTTGCtcactgtgatggcctatgaccgctacgtggccatctgtaAGCCCCTCCACTATGCCACCATCATGAACGGGCAGGTGTGTGCCTTCCTGGTGGGAGTAGCAGGGGCAGGGGGCTTTGTGCATTCCTCGGCCCAAATCCTCCTCATTTTCCGCCTGTCCTTCTGTGGCCCTAATGTGATTGATCACTACTTCTGTGATGTGCTTCCCCTGCTCAAACTTGCCTGCTCTGACACTTTCCTGATTGGTCTGCTGATGGTTGCCAATGGGGGGACCCTGTCTGTGGTCAGCTTCCTGGTCCTTTTGGTCTCATACGCGGTCATCTTGCTCCATCTGAGGACTCAAAGCTCTGAGGGGCGGCGCAAGGCCCTCTCCACCTGTGGGTCCCACATCGCCGTGGTTACCCTGTTCTTTGGGCCCTGCCTCTTCATCTATCTGAGGCCTTCCACCATCCTGCCTGTGGACAAGGTGGTAGCTGTGTTCTACACAGGGATCACCCCACTCCTGAACCCTGTCATCTACTCCTTGAGAAATGCTGAGATGAAGAAAGCTGTGAAGAGGCTGTGGATCAGGACAGTGAAACTAGAGGAGAAGTAG